Within Mongoliitalea daihaiensis, the genomic segment CTCGATTGGAAACAAATTGATCTACTTCAAATTTTTCTGAGCTTACTTCAGGAATCACAGAAGTATCAGGAAAAAGTGTTTTTCCAATCAACACTATTTCCCCTTCTTCAAAATCAATCGCATAATTCCCCATTAATATATTTTTAGAGAAAAGCTGATCTAGCGGTTGACTTTGATTTTTAGACAATCCTTCAATTAATCTTGCAAAACCATGGGAAGAAATTCTCAAAATCCCCAATCCGTCATGGTCAACTTTGGTTTGAAAAAGAGGCTTGTAAACCATTTTAAAGCTTGATAAGGAGTTGTTTTGGGAATGTCGGATAGCTTCCTCTACCAAAAAAGAAGTGAAACTACCTACTAACACGTCTCCTACCCAAGTAAATGAAAAATTCCTATCCAAATTAAGCGATTGAAACTCCTTAATGGTAACTCCAGAATACATCCGTTCATTAATCTGACTGAGCTCTGGAAGATTGGCCTCCAGGTAGTTTAAGAAATCTTTTTCGTTTGCTTTTTTTAAATGGAGTGTAAACAATAAATCAAAATCATCCTTTCCTACAGGATGTAAAGAAACTGTCATTTTTTTCCCTCGCAAAAGATCTGGAAATGATTGAAACCCTTCCAAAAGGGAAGAAAAGGCTGATACTTGAGCGTCCGCAGCGCTGATAGATGGGATTTCTTGTAAGTTAAACCAAAAGGGCTGTGAGGTCAGATTTTGCCAAAACTCATCCCCTTTTTGTGTTTCCAGTACAAAGATTGCATCTGCCGAGATCAATTGTAGCCCATCTGCATCCTTTTTACCAACGAGCTCTTGGTATACATAAAAGCCTCCATAAAGAAGACCTGCAAAAAACAAACTTAATGAAATGAATTTTATTATTCTCACAGAACAGTTAACGCTAAATATTAATCAATAGGATGAACTCAACCCAAAAATAGTAATAAAACAAAAATCCCGACAATCTATCGGGATTCTTGAATTCTTCGTATTAGAAATGAATTATTTGGAAGATAACTTATCCAATACGTTCATTACTTCTTTTACATGACCTCTAGACACTTCCAAAAGAGCTTTTTCGTCAGCATTTAGATCTAGTTCAATGACTTTTTCAACTCCATTTTTACCAAGGATTACAGGTACACCCAAGTAGCAATCATCGATACCGTATTCGCCATCAAGCTTGATACATACAGGGAATACCCTGCGCTGGTTTTTCAAGATAGATTCTACCATTTGAGCAGCAGCAGATCCTGGCGCATACCATGCAGAAGTACCCATCAATTTTACCAACTCGCCACCACCAAATTTGGTGCGCTCAATAATTGCATCTAGCTTATCTGCAGCAATCAACTCCGTCACGGGAATACCAGCAACTGTGGTATATCTCGGAAGAGGGACCATGGTGTCACCGTGACCACCCATCAAAATAGCTTGGATTTCTTTACCAGAGATATTTAACTCTTCGGCCAAGAATGCTCTGTAACGGGCAGTATCCAAAATTCCAGCCATTCCCAAAACTTTTGTTCTTGGAAGTTTGGACGTGATATGTGCCTGATACGTCATGACGTCCAATGGATTGGAAACCACAATAATAATAGCGTTTGGAGAATATTTTACTACATTCTCTGTAACAGTTTTAACAATACCCGCATTGGTTTCGATCAAATCATCGCGGGTCATTCCTGGCTTTCTCGGAAGACCTGAAGTAATTACGACAACGTCTGAATCTGCTGTTTTTGAGTAGTCATTTGTACTACCAACAGTTCTGCTATCATATTGATTAATTGGAGCTTTTTGCCAGATATCTAGAGCTTTACCCTCAGCCATACCTTCTTTGATGTCCAATAAAACAATTTCTTCAGCTATTTCTCTGTAAGCCAAAACATCCGCACAGGTAGCACCTACGTTACCTGCTCCAACTACAGTTACTTTTGTCATGATATATGGATTTATTTTTAGTTAATATTTGATTTTTTTACGTATCCCAAAGGTATCAAAGAGTGGAGACTTTAGGAAGCTTTTGGTACTTTAACTTGATTCAGAAAAAAAAGGATTTGCTAAATACTATAGATTTTCATTCGAACCAAACATTTCTGATAAATTGAAAAAGCCAAATGAACTTTTATAAGACTTGAAAAGCCTGTGATTGTTTTTGTTATAAAACTCTGCTAATGCGGTCATCATCTTAGCTTTGATTTTGGTATTGTTATCAAAAATTTCCTGTAAGGCAAAATGTGGAATCACCAATAAATCCGCTTGATCAGATGCAACAATCGCGGTGTAGATTCTTTTTTGATTTTCAAGTAAAGAATTTTCACCAAAAGCTTCATTTTTCCGGACCTCGTGGATTTTTTCAAAATTATCTTTGATATCAATCGATAAATTGATCAGTCCCGATCGGACCATATAGAATGCCTGACTAGGATCTCCACTGAAAAACACTACCTCGTCTTTATAGTACGTACGGTAATGCAAGGCTGGTAGAAATTTAGCCATTTCCACATGCTTGAGCTTTTCAAAAAAACCCACTTGCATGAAAAACTCAAAGATTTCTAATTCAGAAACTGAAAACGTACGTGAAAATGGATTGATCATGGGTGTGCTTTTTTCTTGAAATATATAACCTCTTGGGTACTTCCCTTTAGTTTTACGAGTTCACTGATTCGAAGGCCAATAACCCAAACAATTTTTTCTCCACTAAGCATAACCTTCACATCTCTTTTTTGAATCATTGACACTTTCAAATCTACCAAAAAATCACTGATCTTTTTTTCCTTATTCATTCCCAATGGCAAAAACCGATCACCAAGCTCCCAATTTCTGACCTTCAAAGGGAAAATCAGGCTTGAAACATCCATCATGGCATTTTCAGAAGAATGATCGACGAAACTGTTTTTCTGAATGCGCAAAATATCATATCCTTGACCATGAATCGAACATGCAACATCTGTATGCTCAATTTCAAAAGGCAAAAACTCATTTTTTCGATTACCTAATAAGAGGTTTTCTCTATCTACATTGAGCGTATGAGCAAAGGAGTGAAAGAGTTTACCAACCTGATTGTCATCAACAGCCTGTAAAATATCTTCTACCTGTGCGGAAGAAAAACCTGTATCTCTCAACCAATAAAAAAGCATGCTGTGCCTTCCTGGTATTGTTTTAAAAGAGGAAATTTTTAAATATTCGTATTCACCTTCCCTGACAACTTCTTCATTTTTCCAACGCTCATACAAATGATGAAATGCTTTCCCAGTATCTTTTATTCTTCCAAAGCTCTCTGCCATCTGCTTTAAGCCTTTTGGGAACCCCTGTTCGACCTGGGCCAATACTTGGTTGCGGATAAAATTCCGTTGATATATATCCTTTTGATTGCTTCGATCTTCTCTCCATGTAAAGCCATTACTTTCCATAAAAGTCACCAAGGATTCCTTTCGGAAATTTAAAAGAGGTCTAATAATATGACCTCGCCTCTCAGCCATTCCATAAATCCCATCAATTCCACATCCTCTCAAAAGATGCAACCAAATTGTTTCTAATTGATCTTCAAAATGATGTGCAACCAACACCGCCTCATACGCATGATGAATAACTAGATCTTCTAGCCATTCGTAGCGTAAAGTACGCGCCTTCATTTGTATGCTTTCGTTGGAAAGCTTATCCCAAACCTCCAAGGGGACTACTTGACCATGAAACCCTACACCCCAGCGAGTGGCCAATCCCTGTACAAACGTAAAATCTTCTTCACTATCTGTTCCCCGAAGATTGAAATTGACTGTTGCAACATCAAAAGTAATCCCTGATAAATGTAACAAATGACCCAAAGCAACAGAGTCAACTCCACCGCTAATCGCTAGAAGGTATTTTTTTTGAGGATCCAAAAGGTTTTTTGAACGTATATAGCTGATAAAGTCTCCGAGCATAGATCAAAAATACCAATTTTAGTTAATTTTGCCACCTATTCATTCTCAAATGCGACAACTTATCCTTCTATTTGCTTTCTATTTTTGCCTCACAAGCTATCCGCTAGCTTTTGGCCAAGGGGATAATTTATTGGAAATCCAACAAGCAGAACTGCTTCAAGGTGCTAGTGGATTTGAACGATTGTTGCTAAATGTCCGCATGAAACACCAAAACTCGCTCATCTACTGTGATTCGGCACATTTTTACAGAGAAGAAAATATGGCAAAACTATTTGGAAACGTCCGCATTGTAGACACTAAAGATCCAATAGTAACTACCAGCCGCTATGCAGAATACGATGGCAACACGCGCATGGCCAAACTCCGAAACAATGTAATCCTGAAAAATGATGGCACCACTTTATATACAGAGTTTTTGGATTACGATCGGACCACTGGGATTGCCAATTACTTCAACAATGGAAAAGTGGTCGATAGTACCAATGTGCTTACAAGTAGACTGGGGACCTATGAAACAAGCATTGAAAAAATCACTTTTACCGAGGATGTAGTACTTGTCAATCCTGATTATACGCTCAAAACTAACTTTATGATTTATCGGACGGTTCCGAAAACAGCCGAGACGGTAGGGTTGACGAATATTGTTTCCAAAGAAGGTGATCTTCTAAACGCCCAAAAAGGAAGCTTTTACGATACCGAAAATAAAATCTTCCGCTTTTTTGAGGGAGACGTAGAGAATGAACGAAGCAGAGTGTATGGTGACATTCTCTATTATGATGAAAAACTTCAATATTATGAAGGACGGAATAATGTCGCTGTCCTAAATAAAGAGCGAAATGTAGAAGTCTTTGGAGATGAGGGGAAATATTGGGAAGATAGGAAATATAGCATCGTGACAGGAAATGCGATGGTACAGCGCTACTTTGAGCGAGACACGCTATACGTAATTGCAGATACTCTAATTTCCCAGGATAGTGAGTTAGCCGAAGAACGGTTTATGAATGCATTCCGAAATGTTCAGATGATTAAAGAGGATTTTAAGGGGAAGTCAGATTCCTTGTCTTACAACTTTGCAGATTCAACCGTACACCTCTACCGCGACCCCATACTATGGAATGAGAAATCACAAATCACAGCAGATAGTATTCATTTTTTAATTGCCAACGAAGATATTGATCGGGTCTTTTTGCGCAAAAACGCCTTCAACATCACCAAAGACACCATTGGTAATTTCAATCAAATCAAAGGAAGAAAGATGACGGGCTATTTCTTAGAAGGTAAAATTAACCGTTTCCACATTGAGGGAAATGGAGAGTCTTTATATTTTGATTTGATTGGAGATTCCACCTTAAGAGGGATGAACAAAATCCTTTGCTCCAGTATAATGATGTTTTTTGAAGATGGCAATATTCAAAAAATCAATTGGTTAGTAAAACCTGAAGGTTCATTTCTTCCACCTCATATGCTCAAGGAGGAAGATAGACTATTAGAAGGCTTCGTTTGGAGAGAGGAAGAAAAGCCATCCTTAGAAGAGTTTTTCATTTGGAGAACACCCAAAAGAAAGGAAAATAAAGGCAATAGTCTCTTTGATAAACCTGAAGTAATCATACCACTCCCTTCGGATGACGAAATACAAAAAGCGTTGGACGAAAAGAAAAATTAAACTTGCAAAACAACAGGATCAACCCTTCGATTTTTGAGATGAATTCTGGAAACGATAATTAATAAAAATTATTTTGCAGAGGTTAACAAAAATTAACCCGTATATTATTATTTGTATAAATCTTATTGTTAAATTTAACGTTAAACTAGTAAAGTACTTAATTTCTGACGCTTATTGAAAAACTTTACATGAGACAAATCCTTTTGATATTAGCTTGTTTGATCATGCTGCCATGGTATTCTTGGGGTCAGGTTCGTGTGTTGTCAGAAAATACCAATTTTACAGGTAAAATCGGAACCACCCAACGCAAGTCATTAATCATTCAAAATGAATCCTCTCAGGCTAAGGAATATGCCTTAAGATCATTAAAAGGGAATGTAGGAAGTTCGCAAAACCTGAAAGTTTGTTTAGGTGATAAATGTTTCGATCCTAAAAGAGAATTGGGCAAAATCAAATTCACCTTAGGCCCTGGAGAAATATACACAGATCTTTACTTAGAGTTAGATTTGGGAATATCCGAGGTAAGAGGAAGTTTTGATCTTCAATTCATTCAAGGAACTAATAGTAGAGATATGTTTACAATCGAAGCTGTATATGACGTATATGCTCCAAATGCATCAGACACTATGCATAAGGATATATCCTTAGGTGAAATTTACCCCAATCCAAGTAACCGGATTGCTCAAATCGATTATGAATACAAAAACCCAAATGCCACAGCAAAAATTGTGGTAAATAGCTTTATTGGCAACCCAATTGCAGAATATCAATTAGACCCACTACAGAAATCCTTGGCTATCAACGTGGCTAACCTCAATCCAGGTATCTATTTTTATACCCTTTTTGTGGACAACAAAAATATAGTAACAAAAAAACTCGTTGTTAAGAAGTGATCTATTCCTCCAAAGAGTTTCAGTTTGATACCAAATAATTATACCTTATATTTGCGCCTCCAAAAATTTATGAATAAGTACCTCATCCATAGCATCCTTTTTATCAGTTCTCTTTCATTCAGTTCTTGTGGCAAGTTTTATAAACTTGAGAAAAGCACTGACTGGGAAGTGTTGTATGAAGCTGCTAACAAATATTACAACGAGGGAGAGTACAACAAGGCCATTATCTTATACGATAAGGTCTTGCCTGTAATCCGTGGAAGTGAAAAGGCTGAACTAGCAGACTTCAACTATGCATACAGCCACTTTCGAACCAAACGCTACATAGAATCTGCTGGATATTTTAATACATTCTACCAAACTTACAATCGAAGCCCATTGGCAGAGGAAGCATTGTTTATGAATGCTTATTCCCTTTATCAGGACTCCCCGGACTATAATTTGGATCAAAAAAGCAGCAAAGATGCTGTAAATGCCATTCAGCTTTTTATCAATCGTTTTCCACAATCTGACTCTTACGAGCGAGCCATGACGATGATAAATGACCTGCAAGTAAGGTTTGAAGAAAAGGCTTATCAAGAAGCAATGCTTTACTTACGAATGACAGAAGGCCTTTTCCCAGGTGATTTTTACAGAGCATGTATTATTAGTTTCCAGAATTTTGCTAAAAACTATCCTGACAGTAAGTATAACGAAGAGTTAGCATACAAATTAGTAGAGGTATCACTTAAATATGGTGCCAATTCAGCTTTTGATAAAAAGGAGGATCGTTTGAAAGATGTAGCCAAATTTACAGATCAATTCAAAAGACGATATCCTGATAGTAAATACACCTCATCCGTTGAGAATTACTTCAAAAAATCTGAAGCTGAACTTATTGCACATGCAAAAGTGAAAAAAGAATTTGAAGAAAGAAGAGCGAAAGCGGAAGAAGCAGCCGCCGCAGCCACAGTACCAGAGACCGCTACTTCTGGACCAGCAACGAACAATAACTAGAAAAACTTAACAACGAATATTATGGCAGTCAATCCATCCATCATTACCAGAGATCTGGATAAGTTAGCAACTAACACTGGCAACATTTATGAATCAATTCACACTATTGGACAGCGTGCGAAGCAGATTTCTTCCACAATGAAAGAGGAATTGAATAATAAATTATCTGAATTTGCTTCCACTGTTGATAACCTTGAAGAGGTTTTTGAAAATAAAGAGCAAATTGAAATCTCTCGCTTCTATGAAAGAATGCCAAAGCCAAGTACGCTTGCTATGGAAGAATTCTTAGAGGGAAAAGTTCATTACCGTATGCCAGAAGAATCCAGCGAAGGTTAATGCATTTAGACGGTAAAAAAATTTTATTGGGAGTCACTGGAAGTATTGCTGCTTACAAAGCCGCACACTTAACAAGACTTCTTGTAAAAGAAGGAGCAGAAGTGCAAATCATTATGAGCACTTCTGCTCTTGATTTTATAACACCTTTAACTCTGGCCACTCTCTCCAAAGGCCCGGTACATCATCAGTTTGCGGATTCCGCAACCGGTGTTTGGACCAACCATGTGGAATTAGGGATGTGGGCGGATTTATTTTTAGTGGCTCCGATTTCTGCCAATACCCTTGCTAAATTTGCTCAAGGAATCTGTGATAATTTATTAACAGCAACCTATTTATCGGCAAAATGCCCTGTTATGGTAGCCCCAGCAATGGATTTGGATATGTATCTTCATCCTGCTGTCAAAGAAAACCTTCAAAGACTAGCTGACTTTGGAAATATTATTTTAGAAGCTGAATCAGGTGAATTAGCTTCTGGACTGAATGGTCAGGGACGCTTGATGGAGCCTGAACATATCCTTGAACATGTTACTCAATTTTTTCAAGAGAGTCAGACTTTTCGAGGTAAAAAAATCTTGATCACTTCAGGTCCCACGCAAGAGGCGATCGATCCCGTACGGTTTATCTCCAATCACTCTTCCGGTAAAATGGGGGCCGCTATTGCAGAAGCTTTCGCTAGTAAGGGTGCAGATGTAACCGTAATCCTTGGGCAGGGCGCCAAAAAGCCACATCATACAGGTATTAAAATACATACTGTCAGAAGTGCTCAAGAAATGTATGAGGTGACCCAAATTCACCATCACCAAGCAGACATCTGTGTGTTTGCGGCGGCAGTTGCAGACTACACTCCTAAAGATATTGCAACTGAAAAAATCAAAAAGTCAGATGATCAGATGCAAATCACGCTAGTGAAAAATGTGGATATTGCCTTCGCTCTGGGAAAGAAGAAAAAGCAAGGACAAATTCACGTAGGCTTTGCTTTGGAAACAGAAAATGAAGTGTTTCATGCAAAATCAAAATTAGAAAAGAAAAATTTTGATCTAATTGTTCTCAACTCCATGAGAGATCAAGGTGCTGGATTTCAATATGACACGAATAAAGTCAGCATCTTTTTCAAAAATGGAAAAAGCCTCACGACAGACACCTTACATAAAGATGAAGTAGCTAAACTGATAGTTGACTGCGTGAAAGACTTACCAATTGAAATTTGATTCAGAATAATTCGTTAAATTCATGAGTCCAATGAAAAGCATGAACTTTCTACGAATCTTAGCGATCCTACTTCTTGTCTGCACACATCTATCCGCGCAAGAACTCAACTTTACTGTCATCATCAACAGTGATCGAGCGCGTACAATGGAGACGAATGTCTTCCAAGACATGAAATCCAATTTTGAACAGTTTCTGAATGGGAGATCATGGACCAACGATCAATTCAGTGCTAATGAACGCATCAAAGGGAACATGCTTCTAACCATTGGAGATATGACCCAAGCTGGAAGCTATAATGCAACAGTTCAAATTCAATCTATCCGACCCGTTTTTGGCACCAATTATGAAACTATGGTCCTCAACTTTATTGATAGAAACTGGTCTTTTGATTACATCGCCTCTCAACCAATAGAGTTTAACAGATTTTCTTTTTTGAACAACATCAGTTCCTTGCTTTCGTTCTATGCCTACATTTCACTGGGCTTTGATTACGATAGCTTTTCTTTGAAAGGCGGAGATCCTTATTTTGAAATCGCCAACACTATCGTCAATAATGCCCAATCCTCTACACGGATCGGATGGACTCCTAGCAACAGTGATCGAAGAAACAGAAATGCATTAATTACAGATGTATATACTTCTTCAGTCATGGCCCCTATCAGGGAATCCATTTATTTATACCATAGAAAAGGGCTAGATCTTTTGATTACTAATCCTGAAGAAGCTTACGCAAATATAGTGGCTGCGCTCAAATTAGTGGCAGAAGCTAATCAAATACAACCCAATAGTATACTCACCATTGCATTTATGGATGCTAAAAGTGAGGAAGTCAGCAATATTTTAAAAAGGGCACCCATGGAAATCCGAACAGAAGCTGTAGCCTTATTGTTAAAAATTGACCCCACGAATGCCAAAAGATACAATGATATATTGAAAGGCTAGGGACTATTTTACTAGATTTGTTTTTCCAAACGCTTCGTTCCTGACATGCTCAAATCACTCCGTATACAAAATTATGCCTTAATCCAAAGCCTGGAGATGAATCCAAGCAAGTCACTCAACATGATTACAGGCGAAACTGGGGCAGGTAAGTCGATTATGCTTGGAGCAGTGGGTTTATTATTAGGCAATAGAGCAGATAGCAAAACCTTGCATGATCCAGAAAACAAATGTGTGGTAGAAGGTGTTTTTGAGCTCAGTACTTATCAGCTGCAGCACTTTTTTGAACAGCATGATCTTGATTATGAGCCTGAATGCATTATCCGGAGAGAAATAAGCCCCGCAGGAAAATCAAGAGCTTTTGTCAATGATACCCCCGTAGTACTTGATATTCTCAAAGACCTTGGAAAGTCTTTGATGGATGTACACTCCCAACATGACACACTGATGCTCGGGGATGGTAGCTATCAACTTTCGTTGATCGATGCCTACGCATCTACCCAAAAAGAGCTCGAATACTATCAAGAAACATTCGCCTCGTTTGAGCAAAGCAAAAAAAGATTGCGTACCCTTCAAAAAGAAGCAGCTGATCTTCAAAAAGAAGCAGACTTCAACAAATTTCAATTAGATGAATTGGCTACTCTGCGGTTAGAAGCAGGGGAACAAGCAATGCTCGAGGAAGAGCAGGAAATCCTTGAAAATGCAGAGGAGATCAAGAGCAAAATCCAAGAGGTTCTCAATCAGTTAGAAGACGAGCAATTTGGCATTTTACGCATGCTCTCTCAAACGAGTCATGGCGTCCAACACCTGAGCAAGCTCACCCATAAATTTGACTCCTTACAGGAACGCACCCAATCTGCTTGGATTGAGTTGCAAGATATTGCCGCAAGTTTAGAAGAAGAAGACCAAAAGATCGAAGTAGATTTTGAAAGGCTTGAGGAAGTCCGCGAACGATTAAGCAAAATTTACCAACTGCAAAAGAAGCACGGGCTTGATTCGGTGGAAGCTTTGATATTATTGGAAGAATCCTTGGCAGAAAAAGTATTGAAAGCAGAAAACCTTGACGAGGATCTTGAAAAGCTTGAAAAAGAACTTCAATTGCAGGAGAAAAACATGTTGGAAGCAGGGAAAAAACTAACAAAAAAACGCACTGAAAGCTTCCTCCCTTTTGCGCAGGAGTTAACGAAGTTGTTGCAGCAATTGGGGATGGAAAATGCAGACATTCAATTAGAGCAGACATCGATTGCCCCAACCAAACTTGGATTAGATCAGCTGGATATTCTATTTTCTGCCAATAAGGGTGTAAAGCCACAAGCCTTGAAGCAAGTAGCGTCTGGTGGGGAATTTTCTAGATTGATTTTCGCCATCAAATACATCATGGCCGATAAAATGGCCTTACCAACTCTGATTTTTGATGAAATTGACACAGGTGTATCAGGGGAAGTTGCACTCAAAATGGTCAAAATGATGCAAAACATCGCAGATAAACATCAAGTTATATGTATTTCGCACCTGCCTCAAGTTGCCGCCAAGGGAGACCATCATTACTTTGTCTACAAAGATCACTCTGCTGAAAAAACTATCAGCAGGATGAAATTACTTGAAAAAGATGCGCGTGTCGAAGCAATTGCCCAGATGATTGCGGGTGCCAGTCCATCTGAAGCAGCCTTTGAAAGTGCACGTGAACTGCTTAAAAACTGATAGATCAGGTTCGCTGGGTGACTCTTTTCATACAATGCCTTATCCATCCATGAATTAGCTTCCAGATTTTTTGACTATTTTTACCGATTAATCTTAGTAACCAACCAAAAAAATATACAATGGCTGAAAATTTACTAAAAGGGAAAGTAGGCATCATTACAGGTGCCTTGGACGAAAATTCCATCGCCTGGAAAACTGCTATCAAGGCCCACGAACAAGGAGCGAAATTTGTATTGACCAATGCGCCTATAGCCATGAGAATGGGAGCTATCAAGGAATTGGCTGAGCAGTGCAACACAATCGTGATTCCCGCAGATGCTACTTCATTGGAAGATATCGAGAAACTTTACTCTGAGGCTAAAGAATTTTTAGGAGGCAACTTTGACTTTATACTCCACTCCATTGGGATGTCCCCAAATATACGTAAAGGAAGGTCTTATGGTGATCTCAACTATGATTGGGCAGTCAAATCTTATGATGTATCGGCCATCTCTTTTCATAAGATGATGCAAGTGTCTGAGAAAATGGATGTCATGAATGAATGGGGTTCTATCATGGGTCTATCTTATATCGCAGCTCAGAGAGTCTATCCTTTTTACACCGATATGGCAGATGCCAAAGCCATGTTAGAAAGCATCGCTAGAGGATACGGCTACAGATACGGTAAGTTGAAAAAAGTCCGAGTAAATACCATCTCTCAATCCCCTACCAAAACTACTGCTGGAACAGGAATTGGAGGTTTCGATACCTTCTACAACTTTGCAGATAAAATGTCTCCATTGGGCAATGCATCTGCAGAAGCTTGTGCAGATTACATCATCACCATGTTCTCAGACTTGACCAGATACGTAACTATGCAGAATCTTTTCCACGATGGAGGATACTCCACTACGGGGATTTCAGAAGAATTGATGGATCAATTTAAAGATTTATAAGATGAAAAAAGTAGTTCTTGGAGCGTTAGCTCTTGCTTTTGCGGGCCTGTTTGCTTGTACTAGTCAGGAAACAAGCAATGAAGTAGAAGTTGTTGAAGAAGAGTTAAGCAACCTTGAAAAAGAACACTTGCTGGAACGTGTGGCCTATGCAGACAGTGTGAATGCGGGGCTAATCGAAGACACCTTCAAAGGTAGTGCTCGTAGAGAGGCTTCAGCAAGCATGGGAGGAACAGATATTACCATCAATTACGGTTCCCCAGGTATGCGCGGTCGTGTC encodes:
- the mdh gene encoding malate dehydrogenase, whose translation is MTKVTVVGAGNVGATCADVLAYREIAEEIVLLDIKEGMAEGKALDIWQKAPINQYDSRTVGSTNDYSKTADSDVVVITSGLPRKPGMTRDDLIETNAGIVKTVTENVVKYSPNAIIIVVSNPLDVMTYQAHITSKLPRTKVLGMAGILDTARYRAFLAEELNISGKEIQAILMGGHGDTMVPLPRYTTVAGIPVTELIAADKLDAIIERTKFGGGELVKLMGTSAWYAPGSAAAQMVESILKNQRRVFPVCIKLDGEYGIDDCYLGVPVILGKNGVEKVIELDLNADEKALLEVSRGHVKEVMNVLDKLSSK
- a CDS encoding Crp/Fnr family transcriptional regulator, which encodes MINPFSRTFSVSELEIFEFFMQVGFFEKLKHVEMAKFLPALHYRTYYKDEVVFFSGDPSQAFYMVRSGLINLSIDIKDNFEKIHEVRKNEAFGENSLLENQKRIYTAIVASDQADLLVIPHFALQEIFDNNTKIKAKMMTALAEFYNKNNHRLFKSYKSSFGFFNLSEMFGSNENL
- the tilS gene encoding tRNA lysidine(34) synthetase TilS; translation: MLGDFISYIRSKNLLDPQKKYLLAISGGVDSVALGHLLHLSGITFDVATVNFNLRGTDSEEDFTFVQGLATRWGVGFHGQVVPLEVWDKLSNESIQMKARTLRYEWLEDLVIHHAYEAVLVAHHFEDQLETIWLHLLRGCGIDGIYGMAERRGHIIRPLLNFRKESLVTFMESNGFTWREDRSNQKDIYQRNFIRNQVLAQVEQGFPKGLKQMAESFGRIKDTGKAFHHLYERWKNEEVVREGEYEYLKISSFKTIPGRHSMLFYWLRDTGFSSAQVEDILQAVDDNQVGKLFHSFAHTLNVDRENLLLGNRKNEFLPFEIEHTDVACSIHGQGYDILRIQKNSFVDHSSENAMMDVSSLIFPLKVRNWELGDRFLPLGMNKEKKISDFLVDLKVSMIQKRDVKVMLSGEKIVWVIGLRISELVKLKGSTQEVIYFKKKAHP
- a CDS encoding OstA-like protein, encoding MRQLILLFAFYFCLTSYPLAFGQGDNLLEIQQAELLQGASGFERLLLNVRMKHQNSLIYCDSAHFYREENMAKLFGNVRIVDTKDPIVTTSRYAEYDGNTRMAKLRNNVILKNDGTTLYTEFLDYDRTTGIANYFNNGKVVDSTNVLTSRLGTYETSIEKITFTEDVVLVNPDYTLKTNFMIYRTVPKTAETVGLTNIVSKEGDLLNAQKGSFYDTENKIFRFFEGDVENERSRVYGDILYYDEKLQYYEGRNNVAVLNKERNVEVFGDEGKYWEDRKYSIVTGNAMVQRYFERDTLYVIADTLISQDSELAEERFMNAFRNVQMIKEDFKGKSDSLSYNFADSTVHLYRDPILWNEKSQITADSIHFLIANEDIDRVFLRKNAFNITKDTIGNFNQIKGRKMTGYFLEGKINRFHIEGNGESLYFDLIGDSTLRGMNKILCSSIMMFFEDGNIQKINWLVKPEGSFLPPHMLKEEDRLLEGFVWREEEKPSLEEFFIWRTPKRKENKGNSLFDKPEVIIPLPSDDEIQKALDEKKN
- a CDS encoding T9SS type A sorting domain-containing protein, which codes for MRQILLILACLIMLPWYSWGQVRVLSENTNFTGKIGTTQRKSLIIQNESSQAKEYALRSLKGNVGSSQNLKVCLGDKCFDPKRELGKIKFTLGPGEIYTDLYLELDLGISEVRGSFDLQFIQGTNSRDMFTIEAVYDVYAPNASDTMHKDISLGEIYPNPSNRIAQIDYEYKNPNATAKIVVNSFIGNPIAEYQLDPLQKSLAINVANLNPGIYFYTLFVDNKNIVTKKLVVKK
- a CDS encoding outer membrane protein assembly factor BamD is translated as MNKYLIHSILFISSLSFSSCGKFYKLEKSTDWEVLYEAANKYYNEGEYNKAIILYDKVLPVIRGSEKAELADFNYAYSHFRTKRYIESAGYFNTFYQTYNRSPLAEEALFMNAYSLYQDSPDYNLDQKSSKDAVNAIQLFINRFPQSDSYERAMTMINDLQVRFEEKAYQEAMLYLRMTEGLFPGDFYRACIISFQNFAKNYPDSKYNEELAYKLVEVSLKYGANSAFDKKEDRLKDVAKFTDQFKRRYPDSKYTSSVENYFKKSEAELIAHAKVKKEFEERRAKAEEAAAAATVPETATSGPATNNN
- a CDS encoding DNA-directed RNA polymerase subunit omega, whose amino-acid sequence is MAVNPSIITRDLDKLATNTGNIYESIHTIGQRAKQISSTMKEELNNKLSEFASTVDNLEEVFENKEQIEISRFYERMPKPSTLAMEEFLEGKVHYRMPEESSEG
- the coaBC gene encoding bifunctional phosphopantothenoylcysteine decarboxylase/phosphopantothenate--cysteine ligase CoaBC; the encoded protein is MHLDGKKILLGVTGSIAAYKAAHLTRLLVKEGAEVQIIMSTSALDFITPLTLATLSKGPVHHQFADSATGVWTNHVELGMWADLFLVAPISANTLAKFAQGICDNLLTATYLSAKCPVMVAPAMDLDMYLHPAVKENLQRLADFGNIILEAESGELASGLNGQGRLMEPEHILEHVTQFFQESQTFRGKKILITSGPTQEAIDPVRFISNHSSGKMGAAIAEAFASKGADVTVILGQGAKKPHHTGIKIHTVRSAQEMYEVTQIHHHQADICVFAAAVADYTPKDIATEKIKKSDDQMQITLVKNVDIAFALGKKKKQGQIHVGFALETENEVFHAKSKLEKKNFDLIVLNSMRDQGAGFQYDTNKVSIFFKNGKSLTTDTLHKDEVAKLIVDCVKDLPIEI